A single genomic interval of Helianthus annuus cultivar XRQ/B chromosome 13, HanXRQr2.0-SUNRISE, whole genome shotgun sequence harbors:
- the LOC110898302 gene encoding uncharacterized RING finger protein C4G3.12c, translating to MGHQHHFSPSFMLEADNEHSWNFAENTYMPTARNGAGPSSSSIYHTDNMSIDGPQYTHCNHTPTSNAYPSLPHNLPIPNYQQDVAGPSDLSMLTLHTPSTYIAPEDYRNRASSSNYSGNPFNEEDLFDLRVSNQSVQYKRKSPGVPEGQSGQSSSDVAMIDEPWTNFLHAPLDFNMTNANALSIGGGSSVRNVRSRSTIDLEASAARNHLTSNLARDFYTTSRPMDIGPSLNGLNPTRVSSTVNENGTLNYEQLNPFLEQSSSNTSSSVVSGQQNNNHVLRTFPSSFAQSVRGVRSGFSQSQRPASTFRVSSTNLTDDRLHLATNNHSSRRPRPSSSIGWHTSDRRYRSLSRVNFHDHPPSEGVTIMDRSAVYGSRNPFDQHRDMRLDIDDMSYEELLALGERIGSVGTGLPDHLISKCIQESIYCSSDQIQDEGTCVICLEEYANMDDVGMLRVCGHDFHVGCIRKWLSMKNLCPICKAEPMKQK from the exons ATGGGGCATCAGCATCATTTTAGCCCATCCTTCATGCTAGAGGCTGATAATGAACATAGCTGGAACTTTGCAGAAAATACCTACATGCCTACTG CAAGAAACGGGGCTGGACCAAGTAGTTCTTCTATATATCACACAGATAATATGTCGATCGATGGACCGCAATACACACACTGTAATCACACACCGACATCAAACGCATATCCTTCATTACCTCACAATCTTCCGATCCCAAACTATCAACAAGATGTTGCCGGTCCATCAGATCTTTCTATGCTTACGCTTCATACACCCTCTACTTATATAGCTCCTGAAGATTATAGAAACCGAGCTTCTTCATCTAATTACAGTGGAAATCCTTTCAACGAAGAAGATTTATTTGACCTAAGGGTCAGTAATCAAAGTGTTCAATATAAGCGCAAAAGCCCGGGtgttccagaaggtcaaagtggTCAAAGTTCATCTGATGTTGCAATGATCGATGAACCTTGGACAAATTTTCTTCATGCACCTTTGGATTTTAACATGACAAATGCTAATGCCCTTTCGATTGGTGGGGGGAGTTCTGTTAGGAATGTGAGAAGCCGGTCAACGATTGACTTGGAAGCAAGCGCTGCTAGGAATCATTTGACAAGTAATCTGGCACGTGACTTTTATACAACCAGTCGACCCATGGATATTGGTCCGAGCTTAAATGGTTTGAATCCAACTCGTGTGTCTTCTACTGTTAATG AAAATGGTACCCTTAACTACGAACAATTAAACCCGTTTCTCGAACAAAGCAGCAGTAATACTAGTTCTTCGGTAGTAAGCGGGCAACAGAATAACAATCATGTCCTTCGAACTTTTCCGAGTTCTTTTGCTCAATCCGTGAGAGGAGTTCGAAGTGGTTTTAGTCAAAGTCAAAGGCCTGCCTCAACTTTCAGGGTGTCTTCAACCAACTTAACCGATGACAGGTTGCACTTAGCAACCAATAATCATTCTTCCCGACGTCCAAGGCCTTCATCCAGCATAGGCTGGCACACTAGTGACAGGAGATACCGATCTTTATCTAGGGTGAACTTTCATGATCACCCACCATCTGAG GGTGTTACGATCATGGATCGATCGGCTGTCTATGGATCGAGAAATCCTTTTGATCAACATCGGGACATGAGACTCGACATAGATGACATGAGTTACGAG GAGCTTCTTGCACTTGGGGAAAGAATCGGAAGCGTTGGCACGGGCCTGCCAGACCACCTTATCTCAAAATGTATACAAGAATCGATTTACTGTTCTTCAGACCAAATACAAGACGAAGGAACGTGTGTCATCTGCTTG GAAGAGTATGCAAATATGGATGATGTGGGGATGCTAAGAGTTTGTGGGCATGATTTTCATGTTGGGTGTATCCGAAAATGGTTGTCAATGAAGAACTTGTGTCCCATTTGCAAAGCAGAACCCATGAAACAGAAATAA